From the genome of Anopheles moucheti chromosome 3, idAnoMoucSN_F20_07, whole genome shotgun sequence, one region includes:
- the LOC128303078 gene encoding chaoptin-like produces MKKLPKTLLDSFRKVEKLDLTDLQIEEIEPNVFTNGIYIRELYLGLNDIRVLPHGVFHNMRSLELLVLDRNLLEHLPWNIFANTSNLIELSIADNNLGRIDDNTFKNVKNLKQLSLPNNNLSNIDLSLIPSLISANVSSNLLTTLAISVAVVGLDASHNRINTVTGPSNGELESLFLQHNNLTNIAWLKRYSGLIVLDLSYNEIEKVTDNHFKNSYRLEKLYLSNNRLVALNLNSAPIRTLKTLDVRHNHLLVVETNKDQFNTLKELYLDHNAIVKLKLSSINMLQNLTISHNDWDCKNLDELFRNVSKSVIHDSDRSCKVNYKLKQGICCKESDKPYLERLIQLKSPSSDAEMLDSDESNPESELNGLKSDIGRLTKIEELLQDLQTNIAWIKSKMNDDDSPSSTDRPDRP; encoded by the coding sequence ATGAAAAAGCTACCGAAGACACTGTTAGACTCGTTCAGAAAAGTCGAGAAGCTCGATCTGACTGACCTCCAGATAGAGGAAATCGAACCGAACGTCTTCACAAACGGTATCTACATCCGGGAACTGTATTTGGGCCTCAACGATATTCGCGTATTACCACATGGTGTGTTTCATAACATGAGGTCTCTTGAATTGTTGGTGCTGGATCGGAACCTCCTCGAGCATTTGCCATGGAACATCTTTGCCAATACATCTAATCTCATCGAACTGTCGATTGCGGACAACAACCTGGGGCGAATCGATGATAATACCTTCAAGAATGTTAAAAATTTGAAGCAGCTATCATTGCCCAACAATAACCTCTCCAACATTGACCTTTCGCTCATTCCGAGCCTTATCTCGGCAAATGTCAGTTCCAACTTGCTAACGACATTGGCAATCTCGGTGGCTGTGGTCGGACTCGATGCCTCGCACAATCGCATCAACACAGTGACGGGTCCAAGCAATGGAGAGCTCGAGAGTCTCTTTTTGCAACATAACAATCTAACAAACATCGCATGGCTTAAGCGCTATTCCGGACTGATCGTTTTGGATCTTTCATACAATGAGATAGAAAAGGTAACAGACAATCACTTCAAGAATTCGTACCGTCTAGAGAAATTATACCTGTCTAACAACCGGCTGGTGGCGTTGAACCTGAATTCCGCACCTATCCGAACACTCAAGACACTCGATGTCCGGCACAACCATCTACTGGTTGTGGAAACGAACAAGGATCAGTTCAATACCCTAAAGGAGCTGTATCTCGATCACAACGCGATCGTGAAGCTCAAGCTCAGCTCCATAAACATGCTCCAAAACCTCACAATATCGCACAACGATTGGGATTGCAAAAATCTGGACGAACTGTTTCGAAATGTGTCCAAATCGGTGATTCATGACAGTGACCGCTCCTGCAAGGTAAACTATAAACTCAAACAAGGCATTTGCTGCAAGGAAAGTGACAAACCGTACCTGGAACGACTGATACAGCTCAAAAGTCCAAGCAGCGACGCAGAAATGCTCGATAGTGACGAATCCAATCCAGAGTCTGAACTTAACGGGCTGAAGAGTGATATCGGGCGGCTAACGAAAATCGAGGAGCTTCTTCAAGACCTGCAAACTAACATAGCTTGGATAAAGAGCAAgatgaatgatgatgattcgcCCAGTAGCACCGATAGACCCGATAGACCGTAA